From Triticum urartu cultivar G1812 chromosome 2, Tu2.1, whole genome shotgun sequence, a single genomic window includes:
- the LOC125536456 gene encoding probable serine/threonine-protein kinase WNK1 encodes MMGARANASANAADCGEYAELDPTGRYGRYNDVLGKGASKTVYRAFDEYQGMEVAWNQVKLYDFLQCPDDLERLYCEIHLLKTLKHKNIMKFYTSWVDVSARHINFITEMFTSGTLRQYRQKHRKVNIWAVKDWCRQILSGLLYLHSHNPPIIHRDLKCDNIFVNGNQGEVKIGDLGLAAILRKSHAVHCVGTPEFMAPEVYAEEYNELVDIYSFGMCVLEMVTFEYPYSECSHPVQIYKRVISGTKPEALYKVKDPMVRQFVEKCLTTASERLTARELLNDPFLRIDGMALCSGDGDYTLLNNYLRQPYLRHAYSNGSVMSNGFSESIDEGAPTEFEDDDTKADGIDLFNGHEDEPLGTVDIAIKGRKSEDGGIFLRLRITDDDGRVRNIYFPFDVEADTALSVATEMIGELDITDHEVTRIAEMIDGELSALVPDWMAGPGIEEAPDAAYCHNCGSNVSSCGSLFDYMSSTSRGCRCAELHGRFEEITFQAADEEESGLHDSGGSSDDGGAQKEQHVKDKEPIRLNGFPKMGRRGLSDRLCFSSFQERSCPTENYESDADHQSKGFDIKHEVKMAKYKARKMAHLKRAIHPSLDFDNNTNGASRTKPTLSKLESFHVGKHHNFRVPTCQRSPGTAISPGTASTDQHPGMSNQVCPSPGAQRALRTESSPDCMFTARNYYNGAQLPPNLPRTKSVPLSAIDA; translated from the exons ATGATGGGCGCCAGGGCCAACGCCAGCGCCAACGCGGCCGACTGCGGGGAGTACGCGGAGCTCGACCCCACCGGCCGGTACGGAAGG TACAACGACGTCCTCGGCAAGGGCGCGTCCAAGACCGT GTACCGGGCGTTCGACGAGTACCAGGGGATGGAGGTGGCGTGGAACCAGGTGAAGCTGTACGACTTCCTGCAGTGCCCCGACGACCTGGAGCGCCTCTACTGCGAGATCCACCTCCTCAAGACGCTCAAGCACAAGAACATCATGAAGTTCTACACCTCCTGGGTCGACGTCTCTGCCCGCCACATCAACTTCATCACCGAGATGTTCACCTCCGGCACCCTCCGCCA GTACAGGCAGAAGCACAGAAAGGTGAACATATGGGCGGTCAAGGACTGGTGCCGGCAGATCCTCAGCGGCCTGCTGTACCTACACAGCCACAATCCACCCATCATCCACCGGGACCTCAAGTGCGACAACATCTTCGTCAATGGTAACCAGGGCGAGGTCAAGATCGGCGACCTCGGCCTCGCCGCCATCCTCCGCAAGTCCCACGCTGTTCACTGCGTAG GTACGCCTGAGTTCATGGCGCCGGAGGTGTACGCCGAGGAATACAACGAGCTGGTGGACATATACTCCTTCGGGATGTGCGTGCTTGAGATGGTCACCTTTGAGTACCCGTATAGCGAATGCTCGCACCCGGTGCAGATCTACAAGAGAGTGATCTCT GGTACTAAGCCTGAAGCTTTGTACAAGGTGAAAGATCCAATGGTGAGGCAATTTGTCGAGAAATGCCTGACCACTGCTTCCGAGAGGCTCACGGCAAGAGAGCTGCTCAATGACCCTTTCCTGCGCATTGATGGCATGGCTCTGTGTTCCGGGGATGGGGATTACACCCTGTTGAACAATTACCTTCGGCAGCCCTACCTAAGGCATGCTTATAGTAATGGGTCCGTGATGAGCAATGGGTTCTCAGAAAGCATTGACGAAGGTGCACCAACGGAGTTTGAAGATGACGACACTAAAGCCGATGGCATTGATCTGTTCAACGGCCACGAAGATGAGCCTCTTGGCACTGTGGACATCGCAATCAAAGGGAGAAAAAGTGAGGATGGAGGAATCTTCCTCAGACTACGAATCACTGATGATGATG GCCGGGTACGCAACATCTATTTTCCGTTTGATGTTGAGGCTGATACTGCATTAAGTGTGGCAACTGAGATGATAGGCGAGCTGGACATAACTGACCATGAGGTTACTCGTATCGCTGAGATGATCGATGGCGAGCTTAGTGCATTGGTGCCAGACTGGATGGCCGGTCCAGGCATAGAGGAAGCTCCAGACGCTGCATACTGCCATAACTGTGGGTCCAATGTGTCGTCATGTGGTTCGCTTTTTGACTACATGTCGTCGACTTCTCGTGGTTGCCGATGCGCGGAACTGCATGGAAGGTTTGAAGAGATCACATTCCAAGCTGCCGATGAAGAGGAATCTGGTTTGCATGACTCAGGGGGCAGCTCTGATGATGGAGGCGCTCAAAAAGAGCAACATGTCAAAGACAAGGAACCCATACGCCTGAATGGGTTCCCAAAGATGGGTAGAAGAGGTCTTTCTGATCGGCTTTGCTTCAGTTCTTTCCAGGAGCGGTCGTGCCCAACCGAGAATTATGAAAGCGATGCCGATCATCAGTCGAAGGGGTTCGACATAAAGCATGAAGTGAAGATGGCCAAGTACAAAGCACGGAAAATGGCACACCTGAAGAGAGCTATTCATCCATCTCTGGACTTCGACAACAACACCAATGGAGCAAGTAGAACGAAGCCTACACTGAGCAAGTTGGAGTCTTTCCATGTTGGTAAGCACCACAATTTCCGTGTACCGACTTGCCAGCGAAGCCCTGGCACAGCAATCAGCCCTGGCACAGCAAGCACCGATCAGCATCCAGGCATGAGTAACCAAGTGTGTCCGAGCCCAGGAGCCCAAAGGGCCCTGCGCACCGAGAGCAGCCCGGACTGTATGTTCACAGCCAGAAACTATTATAATGGAGCTCAATTGCCACCAAACCTCCCAAGAACAAAATCTGTGCCCCTAAGCGCCATCGACGCCTGA